Proteins from one Cryptomeria japonica chromosome 4, Sugi_1.0, whole genome shotgun sequence genomic window:
- the LOC131030472 gene encoding uncharacterized protein LOC131030472 — MVKVYTQEHVFRHPWERVSAASWRKFGDPANRSTLSHIVEVDTVSRALDATSGQLRSKRIITVNTPGPWWLQRLLGQNVCHCIETSIVDAKNRSMALVSKNITLKDFVEVEEKSWLVPHPANPQWTLSTQETSIRCTPLSALASVAEKVEQRCAEKFLQNSLKGREVMERICSFMEADTNPIGLSG; from the coding sequence ATGGTGAAGGTATACACGCAGGAGCATGTGTTCAGGCACCCTTGGGAGCGCGTAAGCGCCGCAAGCTGGAGGAAATTTGGGGACCCGGCTAACAGATCGACGCTGTCGCACATCGTAGAGGTGGACACGGTGAGTCGAGCCCTGGACGCGACTAGCGGACAGCTGCGCAGCAAGCGCATTATAACGGTGAACACGCCGGGTCCCTGGTGGTTGCAGCGCCTCCTCGGCCAAAACGTCTGCCACTGTATTGAGACCTCTATCGTGGACGCCAAGAATCGAAGCATGGCCCTCGTCTCCAAAAACATCACGCTCAAGGACTTTGTGGAGGTTGAGGAGAAGTCGTGGCTCGTCCCCCATCCTGCCAATCCTCAATGGACTCTCTCTACGCAGGAGACCAGCATCCGCTGCACCCCGCTCTCTGCCTTAGCCTCGGTCGCTGAGAAAGTCGAGCAGCGCTGCGCTGAAAAGTTTCTGCAGAATAGCCTCAAGGGCAGAGAGGTCATGGAGAGGATCTGTAGCTTCATGGAGGCCGATACTAATCCCATTGGTCTTTCAGGTTGA